One part of the Streptomyces ferrugineus genome encodes these proteins:
- a CDS encoding M1 family metallopeptidase, which produces MRYRSRVTAPAAALIGTAAALTVAPSAHATPTTGTSAAGTSGTPGPETLGDPVYPALGNDGYRVAAYHLDFSYDATTHLVDATATLRIRTTQALSRLSLDCLGLDIRSVRVGGRRAAHEQVDEKLRVTPARTLPAKSWVTVRVEYSADPRRALAHTAWVDTPDGFAVCPQPNSAHTVFPCNDHPSDKADFTFRLTVPGGLRGVASGLLVRTENLDGGRTAYTYRSREPIATELVQITVGDYVVRERQGPHGLPLRDIVPTARAEALEPALALTPGIVAWLEARLGAYPFETYGLLPCNSDDPEAFDFTGLETQTLTLYKPNFLLQEEKKIGSHMMHELVHSYFGNSVSPATWADLWLNEGHADFYGLLYRYERGWADSMGLTTLEARMKDTYARGDQWRHDWGPVAAPNAENLFESQRYLGGVLVLYALRNLVGEVAFNALERAFLARHRDSSASTRDYITVASEVTGQDLSGFLRDWLYGTKTPRMPGHPDWTVTPVDPSLAAPHRRKGGHHDNSATL; this is translated from the coding sequence ATGAGATATCGCAGCAGAGTGACGGCCCCCGCGGCCGCCCTGATCGGCACCGCGGCGGCCCTGACCGTCGCGCCCTCCGCCCACGCCACGCCGACGACGGGGACGTCGGCCGCCGGGACCTCCGGCACCCCGGGCCCCGAGACCCTCGGCGACCCCGTCTACCCGGCCCTCGGCAACGACGGCTACCGCGTCGCCGCCTACCACCTCGACTTCTCCTACGACGCCACCACCCACCTGGTCGACGCCACCGCGACCCTGCGGATCCGCACCACCCAGGCCCTGAGCCGGCTCTCCCTCGACTGTCTCGGCCTCGACATCCGTTCCGTCCGGGTCGGCGGCCGGAGGGCGGCCCACGAGCAGGTCGACGAGAAGCTGCGCGTCACGCCCGCCCGCACCCTCCCGGCGAAGTCCTGGGTCACGGTCCGCGTGGAGTACTCGGCGGACCCGCGCCGTGCCCTGGCGCACACCGCCTGGGTCGACACGCCGGACGGCTTCGCGGTGTGCCCCCAGCCGAACTCGGCGCACACCGTCTTCCCCTGCAACGACCACCCCTCCGACAAGGCCGACTTCACCTTCCGCCTGACCGTCCCCGGCGGCCTGCGGGGCGTGGCGAGCGGCCTGCTGGTGCGCACCGAGAACCTGGACGGCGGCCGTACGGCGTACACGTACCGCTCGCGCGAGCCCATCGCCACCGAGCTGGTGCAGATCACGGTCGGCGACTACGTGGTCAGAGAGCGGCAGGGCCCGCACGGGCTCCCGCTGCGGGACATCGTCCCGACCGCCCGGGCCGAGGCGCTGGAACCGGCGCTCGCGCTGACGCCGGGCATCGTGGCATGGCTGGAGGCGAGGCTCGGGGCGTACCCCTTCGAGACGTACGGACTGCTGCCCTGCAACTCCGACGACCCGGAGGCCTTCGACTTCACCGGTCTGGAGACCCAGACCCTCACCCTGTACAAGCCGAACTTCCTGCTCCAGGAGGAGAAGAAGATCGGTTCGCACATGATGCACGAGCTGGTCCACTCCTACTTCGGCAACAGCGTCAGCCCCGCCACCTGGGCCGACCTGTGGCTGAACGAGGGCCACGCCGACTTCTACGGGCTGCTCTACCGCTATGAGCGCGGCTGGGCCGACTCCATGGGCCTGACCACCCTGGAGGCCCGTATGAAGGACACCTACGCGCGCGGCGACCAGTGGCGCCACGACTGGGGGCCGGTCGCGGCGCCGAACGCGGAGAACCTGTTCGAGTCCCAGCGCTACCTGGGCGGTGTCCTGGTCCTGTACGCGCTGCGCAACCTCGTCGGCGAGGTGGCCTTCAACGCCCTCGAGCGGGCCTTCCTCGCCCGGCACCGCGACTCCTCGGCGTCGACGCGGGACTACATCACCGTCGCCTCGGAGGTCACCGGTCAGGATCTGTCCGGATTCCTGCGGGACTGGCTGTACGGCACGAAGACGCCGCGGATGCCGGGGCACCCGGACTGGACGGTCACCCCGGTGGACCCGTCCCTCGCCGCGCCGCACCGCCGCAAGGGCGGCCACCACGACAACTCGGCCACCCTCTAG
- a CDS encoding lysylphosphatidylglycerol synthase transmembrane domain-containing protein, translating to MTAVRLLPGRLLRRLPLRQILVLLPLVLVVVIAVRHRAVLIEGIGHLATAKWPWLLAAAGATCLTWVAAAVTRQGAVVDRLPRLRLLVTQFAAGSANHLLPTGLGASAVNLRFMTVCGLPLARSSAALALYLLAESIARVGLLAALLIAFPHALRLGPLLPEGSWGPLLLIAGAAAVVVVAVFAVVRRLRTAVTSFLRTALGEARSVHARPSRALALWGGSLAFPVLQASGLVLVGLALGLEVPPAHMALAYLAATVAVAVVPTPGGLGSVEAALIVALVAAGGPVAVTTAVVLAYRIITVWLPLLPGALTLGALVRWKVI from the coding sequence GTGACAGCGGTACGACTCCTCCCGGGACGCCTGCTCCGGCGGCTCCCGCTCCGCCAGATACTCGTCCTGCTCCCGCTCGTCCTCGTGGTCGTGATCGCGGTGCGGCACCGGGCCGTGCTCATTGAGGGCATCGGGCATCTGGCGACGGCCAAGTGGCCCTGGCTGCTCGCCGCGGCCGGCGCCACCTGCCTGACGTGGGTGGCGGCCGCGGTGACCCGGCAGGGCGCGGTGGTCGACCGGCTGCCCAGACTGCGGCTGCTCGTCACGCAGTTCGCGGCGGGCTCGGCCAACCACCTGCTGCCCACCGGGCTGGGCGCGAGCGCCGTCAACCTGCGCTTCATGACGGTGTGCGGGCTGCCGCTCGCCCGCTCCTCGGCCGCGCTGGCCCTGTATCTGCTGGCGGAGAGCATCGCCCGGGTCGGTCTGCTGGCCGCGCTGCTCATCGCCTTCCCGCACGCGCTGCGGCTCGGGCCCCTGCTCCCGGAGGGGTCATGGGGCCCGCTGCTGCTGATCGCCGGCGCGGCGGCCGTCGTGGTCGTGGCCGTCTTCGCCGTCGTACGGCGGCTGCGCACCGCCGTGACGTCGTTCCTGCGCACCGCGCTGGGCGAGGCGCGCTCGGTGCACGCCCGCCCCTCCCGGGCGCTGGCGCTGTGGGGCGGCTCGCTGGCCTTCCCGGTGCTCCAGGCGTCGGGGCTGGTGCTGGTCGGGCTCGCCCTGGGCCTGGAGGTGCCGCCGGCCCACATGGCGCTCGCGTATCTGGCGGCGACCGTCGCCGTCGCGGTGGTGCCCACGCCGGGCGGACTCGGCTCGGTGGAGGCGGCGCTGATCGTGGCTCTGGTGGCGGCGGGCGGCCCGGTGGCGGTGACGACGGCGGTGGTGCTGGCGTACCGGATCATCACGGTGTGGCTGCCGCTGCTGCCGGGGGCGTTGACGCTGGGGGCGCTGGTGCGGTGGAAGGTCATCTGA
- a CDS encoding NADP-dependent isocitrate dehydrogenase has protein sequence MTDSTIIYTHTDEAPALATYSFLPVVQAYASQAGVAVETRDISLAGRIIAVFPEYLTEDQRIPDHLAELGELAKTPAANIIKLPNISASIPQLKAAIAELQAQGYALPNYPDDPKTDEERDIQARYDKVKGSAVNPVLREGNSDRRAPASVKNYAKTHPHRMGAWTPESKTNVATMGENDFRSTEKSVVISEAGSLKIEHVAEDGSTTVLRESVPVLAGEVVDASVMRVAALNEFLKAQVARAKAEGVLFSVHLKATMMKVSDPIVFGHVVRAFFPKTFAQYGAALAAAGLSPNDGLGGILKGLDALPNGAEIKASFEAEIAEGPELAMVDSDKGITNLHVPSDVIVDASMPAMIRTSGHMWGPDGQEADTLAVLPDSSYAGVYQAVLDDCRANGAYDPSTMGSVPNVGLMAQKAEEYGSHDKTFEVKAAGTVRLVDQAGNVLIEQPVAEGDIFRACQTKDAPIKDWVKLAVTRARATGDPAVFWLDETRAHDANLIAKVNAYLPEHDTEGLDIRILAPVEATKLSVERIRRGENTISVTGNVLRDYLTDLFPILELGTSAKMLSVVPLMAGGGLFETGAGGSAPKHVQQLVKEDYLRWDSLGEFFALVPSLEQYATATGNTRAKVLADTLDRATATFLNEDKSPTRRVGGIDNRGSHFYLSLYWAQELAKQTDDAELAKAFAPLAETLATNEQKIVDELIAVQGKPAEIGGYYQPDPAKAAAVMRPSATWNEALASLS, from the coding sequence GTGACTGACTCGACCATCATCTATACGCACACTGACGAGGCCCCGGCCCTGGCGACGTATTCCTTCCTGCCGGTGGTCCAGGCGTACGCCTCGCAGGCGGGTGTCGCCGTGGAGACGCGTGACATCTCGCTGGCCGGCCGCATCATCGCGGTGTTCCCGGAGTACCTCACCGAGGACCAGCGCATCCCGGACCACCTCGCCGAGCTGGGTGAGCTGGCCAAGACGCCCGCCGCCAACATCATCAAGCTGCCGAACATCTCGGCGTCGATCCCGCAGCTCAAGGCCGCCATCGCCGAGCTGCAGGCCCAGGGCTACGCGCTGCCGAACTACCCGGACGACCCCAAGACCGACGAGGAGCGGGACATCCAGGCCCGCTACGACAAGGTCAAGGGCTCCGCCGTGAACCCGGTCCTGCGTGAGGGCAACTCCGACCGGCGCGCCCCCGCCTCGGTCAAGAACTACGCCAAGACCCACCCGCACCGCATGGGCGCCTGGACCCCCGAGTCCAAGACGAACGTGGCGACCATGGGCGAGAACGACTTCCGCTCCACCGAGAAGTCCGTCGTGATCTCCGAGGCGGGCTCGCTGAAGATCGAGCACGTCGCCGAGGACGGCTCCACCACCGTCCTGCGCGAGTCCGTACCGGTCCTCGCCGGTGAGGTCGTCGACGCCTCCGTGATGCGCGTCGCCGCGCTGAACGAGTTCCTCAAGGCTCAGGTCGCCCGTGCCAAGGCGGAGGGCGTGCTGTTCTCCGTGCACCTGAAGGCCACGATGATGAAGGTCTCCGACCCGATCGTCTTCGGCCACGTGGTGCGCGCCTTCTTCCCGAAGACCTTCGCCCAGTACGGCGCCGCCCTCGCCGCCGCCGGTCTGTCCCCGAACGACGGTCTCGGCGGCATCCTCAAGGGCCTGGACGCGCTGCCGAACGGCGCCGAGATCAAGGCGTCCTTCGAGGCGGAGATCGCCGAGGGCCCGGAGCTGGCCATGGTCGACTCCGACAAGGGCATCACCAACCTGCACGTGCCGTCCGACGTGATCGTGGACGCCTCGATGCCGGCCATGATCCGCACCTCCGGCCACATGTGGGGCCCGGACGGCCAGGAGGCCGACACCCTCGCGGTGCTGCCGGACTCCTCCTACGCCGGCGTCTACCAGGCCGTGCTCGACGACTGCCGGGCGAACGGCGCCTACGACCCGTCGACCATGGGCTCGGTCCCGAACGTCGGCCTGATGGCGCAGAAGGCCGAGGAGTACGGCTCGCACGACAAGACCTTCGAGGTCAAGGCCGCCGGTACGGTCCGGCTGGTCGACCAGGCCGGCAACGTGCTCATCGAGCAGCCGGTCGCCGAGGGTGACATCTTCCGCGCCTGCCAGACCAAGGACGCGCCGATCAAGGACTGGGTGAAGCTGGCCGTCACCCGCGCCCGCGCCACCGGCGACCCGGCCGTGTTCTGGCTGGACGAGACCCGCGCCCACGACGCCAACCTGATCGCCAAGGTCAACGCCTACCTGCCGGAGCACGACACCGAGGGCCTGGACATCCGCATCCTCGCCCCGGTCGAGGCCACCAAGCTGTCGGTGGAGCGCATCCGCCGCGGCGAGAACACCATCTCGGTGACGGGCAACGTCCTGCGTGACTACCTCACCGACCTGTTCCCGATCCTGGAGCTGGGCACCAGCGCCAAGATGCTGTCGGTCGTCCCGCTGATGGCGGGCGGCGGCCTGTTCGAGACGGGCGCCGGCGGTTCCGCGCCGAAGCACGTCCAGCAGCTGGTCAAGGAGGACTACCTGCGCTGGGACTCCCTCGGTGAGTTCTTCGCGCTGGTGCCCTCCCTGGAGCAGTACGCGACCGCCACCGGCAACACCCGCGCCAAGGTCCTCGCGGACACCCTCGACCGCGCCACGGCGACCTTCCTCAACGAGGACAAGTCCCCGACCCGTCGCGTCGGCGGCATCGACAACCGCGGCAGCCACTTCTACCTGTCCCTGTACTGGGCGCAGGAGCTGGCCAAGCAGACCGACGACGCGGAGCTGGCGAAGGCCTTCGCCCCGCTCGCCGAGACGCTCGCGACGAACGAGCAGAAGATCGTCGACGAGCTGATCGCCGTCCAGGGCAAGCCGGCCGAGATCGGCGGCTACTACCAGCCCGACCCGGCCAAGGCCGCCGCGGTCATGCGTCCGTCGGCGACCTGGAACGAGGCGCTCGCGTCCCTGAGCTGA
- a CDS encoding mechanosensitive ion channel family protein yields the protein MNRTLTMDDLVIPGIWLAAGLLAAFLLRMLLRWLGKHADRTRWSGDDLIVDVLRTVVPWAAFLGGAASAGAALPLTRTVQHNVNQVLTVVLIFVVTLTAARGIAGLMRTVTQSRPGVAGSATIFVNITRILILAIGFLVVLQTLGISIAPLLTALGVGGLAVALALQDTLANLFAGIHILASKTVQPGDYIKLASGEEGYVEDINWRQTTVRALSNNLIVIPNGELAKTNMTNFMRPEQELTILVQVGVAYDSDLDHVERVTNEVIGEVMTEVEGAVQDHEPIIRFHTFGDSRIGFTVILGVGEFSDQYRIKHEFIKRLHRRYRKEGISIPAPTRTVAIQQGTVAIPQQRIPEEADGMAPVRLD from the coding sequence GTGAACCGGACGCTCACCATGGACGACCTGGTCATCCCCGGAATCTGGCTGGCAGCCGGCCTGCTCGCGGCCTTCCTGCTGCGGATGCTGCTGCGCTGGCTGGGCAAGCACGCCGACCGCACCCGCTGGAGTGGCGACGACCTCATCGTGGACGTGCTGCGGACGGTGGTGCCGTGGGCGGCCTTCCTCGGCGGCGCGGCCTCCGCGGGCGCGGCGCTGCCGCTGACCAGGACGGTCCAGCACAACGTCAACCAGGTCCTGACCGTGGTGCTCATCTTCGTGGTGACGCTGACGGCGGCCCGCGGGATCGCCGGGCTGATGCGGACGGTCACCCAGTCCCGCCCCGGCGTCGCGGGCTCCGCCACGATCTTCGTCAACATCACCCGGATCCTGATCCTGGCCATCGGCTTCCTGGTGGTGCTGCAGACGCTGGGCATCTCCATAGCGCCCCTGCTCACCGCCCTGGGCGTCGGCGGTCTCGCGGTCGCGCTCGCCCTTCAGGACACGCTCGCCAACCTGTTCGCGGGCATCCACATCCTCGCCTCCAAGACCGTCCAGCCCGGCGACTACATCAAGCTGGCCAGCGGCGAGGAGGGCTATGTCGAGGACATCAACTGGCGCCAGACGACCGTGCGCGCACTGTCCAACAACCTGATCGTGATCCCCAACGGGGAGCTCGCGAAGACGAACATGACCAACTTCATGCGTCCCGAGCAGGAGTTGACGATCCTGGTCCAGGTCGGCGTGGCCTACGACAGCGATCTGGACCATGTCGAGCGGGTGACGAACGAGGTCATCGGCGAGGTCATGACCGAGGTCGAGGGCGCCGTCCAGGACCACGAGCCGATCATCCGCTTCCACACCTTCGGCGACTCCCGGATCGGCTTCACCGTCATCCTGGGCGTCGGCGAGTTCAGCGACCAGTACCGGATCAAGCACGAGTTCATCAAGCGTCTGCACCGGCGCTACCGCAAGGAGGGCATCAGCATCCCGGCGCCCACGCGCACGGTGGCGATCCAGCAGGGGACGGTCGCGATCCCGCAGCAGCGCATCCCCGAGGAGGCGGACGGAATGGCCCCCGTCCGCCTCGACTGA
- a CDS encoding ABC transporter ATP-binding protein yields the protein METTAWTQLHSVMNAEQKRRPFARATLRRISAFARPHRRRIALFVVLGVMTALLAVATPVLAGSVVDAIVTGGDEGTVVRLALLIALIAVAEAVLGILARRLSATLGEGLILDLRTAVFDHVQRMPVAFFTRTRTGALVSRLNNDVIGAQRAFSNTLSGVVSNLVTLLLTLAVMLTLSWQITLLALVLLPVFVIPARRMGHRMARMQREAAALNASMGTRMTERFSAPGATLVKLFGRPREESQEFAARAGRVAQIGVRTATAQSVFITALTLVSALALALVYGLGGFFALRGTLEPGAVVSLALLLTRMYAPLTALAGARVEVMSALVSFERVFEVLDLEPLIEERPDAKEVPEGPVPVEFENVRFGYPSADKVSLASLEEVASLDTRGGTEVLHGISFRAEPGQTVALVGSSGAGKSTIAQLLPRLYDVDEGAVRVGGLDVRDLSAESLRSTLGMVTQDGHLFHDTVRANLLLARPLATDTELWDALRRSRLDALVRSLPDGLDTVVGERGYRLSGGERQRMTIARLLLARQRVVILDEATAHLDNTSEAAVQEALAEALQGRTAVVIAHRLSTVRAADQILVVEAGRIVERGTHEELLAAGGRYAELHRTQFEGQLAPQEQTKTDSVIASHGLAS from the coding sequence ATGGAGACCACAGCCTGGACCCAGCTGCACAGCGTCATGAACGCCGAGCAGAAGCGCCGCCCGTTCGCCCGCGCCACGCTGCGCCGCATCAGCGCGTTCGCCCGCCCGCACCGCCGCCGGATCGCGCTCTTCGTCGTGCTCGGGGTGATGACCGCGCTGCTCGCCGTCGCGACCCCCGTGCTCGCCGGAAGCGTCGTCGACGCGATCGTGACGGGCGGCGACGAGGGCACCGTCGTCCGCCTCGCCCTGCTGATCGCCCTGATCGCGGTCGCCGAGGCGGTCCTCGGGATCCTCGCCAGGCGCCTGTCGGCGACCCTCGGCGAGGGACTCATCCTCGATCTGCGGACGGCTGTGTTCGATCATGTGCAGCGCATGCCGGTCGCGTTCTTCACACGTACTCGTACGGGAGCGCTCGTCTCCCGTCTCAACAACGACGTCATCGGCGCACAACGCGCCTTCAGCAACACCCTGTCCGGAGTGGTCAGCAACCTCGTCACCCTGCTGCTCACCCTCGCCGTCATGCTCACCCTGTCCTGGCAGATCACCCTGCTCGCCCTCGTCCTGCTCCCGGTGTTCGTGATCCCGGCGCGGCGCATGGGCCACCGCATGGCGCGGATGCAGCGCGAGGCGGCCGCGCTCAACGCCTCGATGGGCACCCGTATGACCGAGCGCTTCTCGGCCCCCGGCGCCACGCTGGTCAAGCTCTTCGGGCGCCCGCGGGAGGAGTCGCAGGAGTTCGCGGCCCGGGCCGGGCGGGTCGCACAGATCGGCGTACGGACCGCCACCGCCCAGTCGGTGTTCATCACCGCGCTCACCCTGGTCTCCGCCCTGGCCCTCGCCCTGGTCTACGGCCTCGGCGGCTTCTTCGCCCTGCGCGGCACCCTGGAGCCGGGCGCCGTCGTCTCCCTGGCGCTGCTGCTGACCCGCATGTACGCCCCGCTCACCGCACTCGCCGGCGCCCGTGTCGAGGTCATGAGCGCCCTGGTCAGCTTCGAGCGGGTCTTCGAGGTGCTCGACCTCGAGCCGCTGATCGAGGAGCGGCCGGACGCGAAGGAGGTCCCCGAGGGCCCGGTGCCGGTGGAGTTCGAGAACGTCCGCTTCGGCTACCCGTCCGCCGACAAGGTCTCCCTCGCCTCCCTGGAGGAGGTGGCGTCCCTCGACACCCGCGGCGGCACCGAGGTGCTGCACGGCATCTCCTTCCGCGCGGAACCCGGGCAGACCGTCGCCCTGGTCGGCTCGTCCGGCGCCGGCAAGTCGACCATCGCCCAACTGCTGCCGCGTCTCTACGACGTCGACGAGGGCGCCGTACGCGTGGGCGGCCTGGACGTCCGCGACCTGAGCGCCGAGTCCCTGCGCTCCACCCTCGGCATGGTCACCCAGGACGGGCACCTCTTCCACGACACCGTCCGCGCCAACCTGCTGCTGGCCCGCCCCTTGGCCACCGACACCGAACTCTGGGACGCCCTGCGCCGCTCCCGCCTCGACGCTCTCGTACGGTCCCTGCCCGACGGCCTCGACACGGTGGTCGGCGAGCGCGGCTACCGGCTCTCCGGCGGTGAACGCCAGCGGATGACCATCGCCCGGCTGCTGCTGGCCCGCCAGCGCGTCGTCATCCTCGACGAGGCCACCGCCCACCTCGACAACACCTCGGAGGCGGCGGTGCAGGAGGCGCTCGCCGAGGCGCTTCAGGGCAGGACCGCGGTCGTGATCGCCCACCGGCTGTCCACCGTGCGGGCGGCCGACCAGATCCTGGTGGTCGAGGCCGGCCGGATCGTCGAACGCGGCACCCACGAGGAGTTGCTGGCGGCCGGGGGACGCTACGCCGAGCTGCACCGGACGCAGTTCGAGGGCCAACTCGCCCCTCAGGAACAAACAAAGACCGACAGCGTCATTGCTTCACATGGGTTGGCATCCTAG
- a CDS encoding crotonase/enoyl-CoA hydratase family protein — protein MPVRVERQGHVTTVVLSRPEVRNAVDGPTAAELVAAFREFEADDEARVAVLWGAGGTFCAGADLKALDGERDNRVAEEGDGPMGPTRLRLSKPVIAAVAGHAVAGGLELALWCDLRVAEEDAVFGVFCRRWGVPLIDGGTVRLPRLIGTSRALDMILTGRPVPAAEAHDMGLANRVVPTGRARAEAEELAAAIARFPQACLRADRASVLEQDGLDEPAAMRGELRHGMGVLAESLEGAARFASGAGRHGSFTDL, from the coding sequence ATGCCGGTCCGAGTCGAGCGCCAGGGTCACGTCACCACCGTCGTCCTCTCCCGCCCCGAGGTCCGCAACGCGGTCGACGGCCCGACCGCCGCCGAACTGGTCGCCGCCTTCCGGGAGTTCGAGGCCGATGACGAGGCGCGGGTGGCGGTGCTGTGGGGTGCGGGCGGCACGTTCTGCGCGGGCGCCGATCTCAAGGCGCTCGACGGCGAGCGGGACAACCGGGTCGCCGAGGAGGGCGACGGTCCGATGGGGCCGACGCGGCTGCGGCTGTCGAAGCCGGTGATCGCGGCGGTCGCCGGGCACGCCGTGGCCGGTGGCCTGGAGCTGGCGCTGTGGTGCGATCTGCGGGTGGCCGAGGAGGACGCCGTCTTCGGCGTGTTCTGCCGCCGCTGGGGCGTACCGCTGATCGACGGCGGCACGGTACGGCTGCCCCGGCTGATCGGCACGAGTCGCGCGCTGGACATGATCCTGACCGGACGCCCGGTGCCCGCGGCCGAGGCCCATGACATGGGGCTCGCCAACCGTGTCGTGCCGACCGGGCGGGCCCGCGCCGAGGCGGAGGAGCTGGCCGCGGCGATCGCACGGTTCCCGCAGGCGTGCCTGCGCGCCGACCGCGCCTCCGTGCTCGAGCAGGACGGGCTGGACGAGCCGGCCGCGATGCGGGGTGAGTTGCGTCACGGCATGGGTGTGCTGGCGGAGAGTCTGGAGGGCGCGGCCCGCTTCGCCTCGGGTGCGGGGCGGCACGGGTCGTTCACGGACCTGTGA
- a CDS encoding N-formylglutamate amidohydrolase, producing the protein MVHHATDNAPGAAVTPSAAPSFELLPGAARSPVILHVPHSAREIPPEVRAGIVLDDRALERELDHIVDAHTAELAVRAAGESEVVPWRFVNRLSRLVVDPERFPDEREEMLAVGMGAVYTRTTHLTELRPAGTDPEPLVERYFRPYAKAMTRAVADRLAATGRAVIVDVHSYPSARLPYELHGEGPRPPVCLGTDPFHTPPELLAAAREAFAPCGETGLDSPFSGTYVPLEFYGREPRVSALMIEIRRDLYMTEPGGPAGPGLTRLARSLTALVNAASR; encoded by the coding sequence ATGGTGCACCACGCCACTGACAACGCCCCGGGAGCAGCCGTGACGCCCTCTGCCGCGCCGTCGTTCGAACTGCTCCCCGGGGCGGCCCGGTCGCCGGTGATCCTGCATGTGCCGCACTCGGCCCGCGAGATACCGCCCGAGGTGCGCGCGGGCATCGTGCTGGACGACCGGGCGCTGGAGCGGGAGCTGGACCACATCGTCGACGCGCACACCGCGGAGCTGGCAGTCCGGGCGGCCGGGGAGTCGGAGGTCGTCCCGTGGCGGTTCGTGAACCGGCTGTCCCGGCTGGTCGTCGACCCGGAGCGGTTCCCGGACGAGCGGGAGGAGATGCTGGCCGTGGGCATGGGCGCCGTCTACACACGGACCACGCACCTCACGGAGCTGCGGCCCGCCGGCACCGACCCCGAACCCCTCGTCGAGCGGTACTTCCGGCCGTACGCGAAGGCCATGACCCGGGCCGTGGCCGACCGGCTGGCCGCCACCGGCCGGGCCGTGATCGTCGACGTGCACTCCTATCCGAGTGCCCGGCTCCCCTACGAGCTGCACGGCGAGGGCCCGCGGCCACCGGTCTGTCTGGGCACGGACCCCTTCCACACCCCGCCCGAGCTGCTCGCCGCGGCGCGGGAGGCGTTCGCGCCGTGCGGGGAGACGGGGCTGGACAGTCCGTTCAGCGGGACGTACGTCCCGCTGGAGTTCTACGGCCGTGAGCCGCGCGTCAGTGCCCTGATGATCGAGATCCGGCGGGATCTGTACATGACGGAGCCGGGCGGTCCGGCCGGTCCCGGACTCACCCGGCTCGCACGGTCGCTGACGGCACTGGTGAACGCCGCCTCCCGCTGA
- a CDS encoding DNA glycosylase AlkZ-like family protein, with protein MTIGNQQVTTHRLSRTDARRIAVRAQLLDGARRPDGLLEVVRRLTLLQVDPTAAVAPNADLVAWSRLGSAGYAPAELTAALADRTLLELRAMIRPGEDLALYRAEMAEWPQRGTPSSWREYHGMWVTANDSCRRDILVRLAAAGPLPSRELPDTCELPWRSSGWSNNRNVTKLLELMVQRGEVAVAGRSGGDRLWDLAERVYPDAPAVPVQEALRIRDERRLRALGIARARGPECQVEPADVGEAGEPAVVEGVRGKWRVDPAQLGQPFTGRAALLSPFDRLIHDRRRTTDLFGFDYQLEMYKPPAKRRWGYFALPILYGDRLVGKLDATADRGKGELRVDAIHQDEPFDRTVSAEVGREIEDLARWLELELVLPKQP; from the coding sequence ATGACCATCGGCAACCAGCAGGTGACCACCCACCGGCTCTCCCGGACCGACGCCCGCCGCATCGCCGTGCGCGCCCAACTGCTGGACGGTGCCCGGCGGCCGGACGGACTGCTGGAGGTCGTACGGCGGCTGACCCTGCTCCAGGTCGACCCGACCGCCGCCGTCGCGCCCAACGCCGACCTCGTGGCCTGGAGCAGGCTCGGCTCCGCGGGGTACGCGCCGGCCGAGCTGACCGCCGCGCTGGCGGACCGGACCTTGCTGGAGCTGCGGGCGATGATCCGGCCCGGTGAGGATCTCGCGCTGTACCGCGCCGAGATGGCCGAGTGGCCGCAGCGGGGGACGCCGTCGTCCTGGCGCGAGTACCACGGCATGTGGGTGACCGCCAACGACTCCTGCCGCCGGGACATACTCGTCCGGCTCGCCGCCGCGGGGCCGCTGCCCTCCCGTGAACTGCCCGACACCTGCGAGCTTCCGTGGCGGTCCAGTGGGTGGAGCAACAACCGCAATGTCACCAAGCTGCTGGAGCTGATGGTGCAGCGCGGCGAGGTCGCCGTGGCGGGGCGCAGCGGTGGCGACCGGCTGTGGGACCTGGCCGAGCGGGTCTACCCCGACGCGCCCGCGGTCCCCGTGCAGGAGGCGCTGCGCATCCGGGACGAGCGGCGGCTGCGCGCCCTGGGCATCGCGCGCGCCCGGGGCCCGGAGTGCCAGGTCGAGCCGGCGGACGTGGGGGAGGCCGGTGAGCCGGCGGTCGTCGAGGGCGTGCGGGGCAAGTGGCGGGTCGATCCGGCCCAGTTGGGGCAGCCGTTCACCGGACGGGCCGCCCTGCTGTCGCCGTTCGACCGGCTGATCCACGACCGCAGACGCACCACGGACCTCTTCGGCTTCGACTACCAGTTGGAGATGTACAAGCCGCCCGCCAAGCGCCGCTGGGGCTACTTCGCGCTGCCGATCCTGTACGGCGACCGGCTGGTGGGCAAGCTCGACGCCACCGCCGACCGTGGGAAAGGGGAGCTCAGGGTCGACGCGATCCACCAGGACGAGCCGTTCGACCGGACCGTGAGCGCCGAGGTCGGCCGTGAGATCGAGGACCTGGCGCGCTGGCTGGAGCTGGAGCTCGTGCTGCCGAAGCAGCCGTGA